From a single Streptomyces sp. NBC_01264 genomic region:
- a CDS encoding acetate--CoA ligase family protein: MLGSTHGTLTTDFRARVEACGETPRTAVHSTAAPSAEDTVALDVSGRPLHADAPDLDRFFRPESVAVIGASDADGRPNTGITRQLIAWAERVGARLHPVHPTRTTVFGLPCHASVADLPEQVDLAVLLVADPLPIVEQLAEVKVKFAVAFASGFAETGDEGAAAQARLGAAVQRSGLRLLGPNTNLNAFEKFRDDLDGPAIALITQSGHQGRPVYTLQELGIRLSHWAPTGNEADLETSDFISYFAEQPEVGAIACYVEGLKDGRQFLLAADRAARNGVPVVAVKVGRTETGARMAASHTGKLTGADTVVDAAMRQFGVIRVDGLDELQDTAALLARARKPLADGVVVYSISGGTGAHFSDLATEAGLSIPTLSQAKQDELHQWIPEYLGVSNPVDNGGHPVGDWRGRKIIDAILADPSVGVLICPITGPFPPMSDKLAQDLVDAAEQTDKLICVIWGSPVGTEEAYRTTLLGSSRVATFRTFGNCITAVRAYLGHHRFTAAYRSPFEDAPRTTSPSFRKAQALMRPGQQLSEHAAKQLLRAYGIRVPREQLVTSAAAAVRAAGLVGYPVVMKASGPQLAHKTELGLVKIGLTSASQIRDAYRELTDIARYENVPLDGILVCQMVERGVEMVVGVTQDDLFGPTVTVGLGGVLVEVLHDVAVRVPPFGEDQARAMLGELRGHALLEGVRGAPPADVDALVEVILRVQRMAMELGDELSELDINPLMVLPRGQGAVALDALAICH, translated from the coding sequence GGAGACCCCCAGGACGGCCGTCCACTCCACAGCGGCCCCGTCCGCCGAGGACACGGTCGCGCTCGACGTCAGCGGTCGGCCCCTGCACGCCGACGCTCCCGACCTGGACCGGTTCTTCCGGCCCGAGTCCGTGGCGGTCATCGGCGCCTCGGACGCCGACGGCAGACCCAACACCGGCATCACCCGCCAGCTCATCGCCTGGGCGGAACGCGTCGGCGCCCGGCTGCACCCCGTGCACCCCACCCGGACCACCGTCTTCGGGCTGCCCTGCCACGCCTCCGTGGCCGACCTGCCCGAACAGGTGGACCTCGCCGTCCTCCTGGTCGCCGACCCGCTCCCGATCGTGGAGCAACTGGCTGAAGTCAAGGTCAAGTTCGCCGTGGCCTTCGCCTCCGGCTTCGCCGAGACCGGCGACGAGGGCGCCGCCGCACAGGCCCGCCTGGGCGCCGCCGTACAGCGCTCGGGCCTGCGCCTGCTCGGCCCCAACACGAACCTCAACGCCTTCGAGAAGTTCCGCGACGACCTCGACGGCCCGGCCATCGCGCTCATCACCCAGTCCGGCCACCAGGGCCGGCCGGTCTACACCCTCCAGGAGCTGGGCATCCGCCTCTCCCACTGGGCGCCCACCGGCAACGAGGCCGACCTCGAAACCTCCGACTTCATCTCCTACTTCGCCGAGCAGCCCGAGGTCGGGGCCATCGCCTGCTACGTGGAAGGCCTCAAGGACGGCCGGCAGTTCCTCCTCGCCGCCGACCGGGCCGCCCGCAACGGCGTCCCCGTCGTCGCCGTCAAGGTCGGCCGCACCGAGACCGGCGCCCGCATGGCCGCCTCGCACACCGGGAAGCTGACCGGCGCGGACACCGTCGTCGACGCCGCCATGCGGCAGTTCGGCGTCATCCGCGTCGACGGCCTCGACGAACTCCAGGACACCGCCGCCCTCCTCGCCCGCGCCCGCAAACCGCTGGCCGACGGCGTGGTCGTGTACTCCATCTCCGGCGGCACCGGCGCCCACTTCTCCGACCTGGCCACCGAGGCGGGCCTCAGCATCCCCACCCTCTCCCAGGCCAAGCAGGACGAGCTGCACCAGTGGATCCCGGAGTACCTGGGCGTCTCCAACCCTGTGGACAACGGCGGCCACCCGGTCGGCGACTGGCGCGGCCGCAAGATCATCGACGCGATCCTCGCCGACCCCTCCGTAGGCGTCCTGATCTGCCCGATCACGGGCCCCTTCCCTCCCATGAGCGACAAACTGGCGCAGGACCTCGTGGACGCGGCCGAGCAGACCGACAAGCTGATCTGCGTGATCTGGGGCTCCCCGGTCGGCACGGAGGAGGCCTACCGCACCACCCTCCTCGGCTCCTCCCGGGTCGCGACCTTCCGCACCTTCGGCAACTGCATCACCGCCGTCCGCGCCTACCTCGGCCACCACCGCTTCACCGCCGCCTACCGCTCCCCCTTCGAGGACGCCCCGCGCACCACCTCCCCCTCCTTCCGCAAGGCCCAGGCCCTCATGCGTCCGGGCCAGCAGCTCAGCGAGCACGCGGCGAAGCAGCTCCTGCGCGCCTACGGGATACGCGTGCCCCGGGAACAACTGGTGACCAGCGCCGCAGCGGCCGTACGCGCCGCCGGACTGGTCGGATACCCGGTCGTCATGAAGGCCTCGGGCCCCCAGCTCGCCCACAAGACCGAACTGGGCCTGGTCAAGATCGGCCTGACCTCCGCGAGCCAGATCCGGGACGCCTACCGCGAGTTGACGGACATCGCCCGCTACGAGAACGTCCCGCTGGACGGGATCCTCGTCTGCCAGATGGTGGAACGCGGCGTCGAAATGGTCGTCGGCGTCACCCAGGACGACCTCTTCGGCCCCACCGTGACGGTGGGACTGGGCGGAGTCCTGGTGGAGGTCCTGCACGACGTGGCCGTACGGGTCCCTCCCTTCGGCGAGGACCAGGCACGGGCGATGCTGGGGGAACTCCGTGGGCACGCACTGCTGGAGGGCGTACGGGGGGCGCCCCCCGCGGACGTCGACGCGCTGGTGGAGGTCATCCTGCGGGTCCAGAGGATGGCGATGGAACTGGGCGACGAGCTGTCGGAGCTGGACATCAACCCGCTGATGGTTCTCCCCCGGGGCCAGGGGGCGGTGGCGCTGGACGCCCTCGCCATCTGCCACTGA
- a CDS encoding enoyl-CoA hydratase/isomerase family protein, whose protein sequence is MTDTPEDEVLHRFESGVRWITLNRPEAMNAVTWDQRERIIGLLTEASADPDVRAVVITATGKGFCAGADLRGAPAAPAERVVGDVARMIRLGAQRLITAVLDCEKPVIAAVNGTAAGIGAHLALACDLVIAAEQARFIEVFVRRGLVPDGGGAYLLPRLVGPQKAKELMFFGDAVPAAEAERLGLVNKVVPAEALEETAREWAERLAQGPTRALALAKQLVNASLDGDRATALAAEATAQELNMTTADANEGVASFVERRTPKYLGR, encoded by the coding sequence ATGACCGACACCCCGGAGGACGAAGTCCTCCACCGCTTCGAGAGCGGCGTCCGCTGGATCACCCTCAACCGCCCGGAGGCGATGAACGCCGTCACCTGGGACCAACGCGAACGCATCATCGGCCTCCTCACAGAAGCCTCCGCCGACCCCGACGTCCGCGCCGTCGTCATCACCGCCACCGGCAAGGGCTTCTGCGCGGGCGCCGACCTCCGAGGAGCGCCCGCCGCGCCGGCGGAGCGGGTCGTCGGGGACGTGGCCCGCATGATCCGGCTCGGCGCACAGCGCCTGATCACGGCCGTGCTCGACTGCGAGAAGCCGGTCATCGCCGCCGTGAACGGCACCGCGGCCGGCATCGGCGCACACCTCGCGCTCGCCTGCGACCTGGTCATCGCCGCCGAACAGGCCCGTTTCATCGAGGTGTTCGTCCGCCGGGGCCTGGTCCCGGACGGCGGCGGCGCGTACCTGCTCCCCCGCCTCGTCGGCCCGCAGAAGGCGAAGGAGCTGATGTTCTTCGGGGACGCCGTCCCCGCGGCCGAGGCGGAGCGGCTCGGCCTGGTGAACAAGGTGGTTCCCGCGGAGGCGCTGGAGGAGACCGCCCGGGAGTGGGCGGAGCGCCTCGCCCAGGGCCCCACCCGCGCCCTGGCCCTGGCGAAACAGCTGGTCAACGCCTCCCTGGACGGCGACCGGGCCACGGCCCTCGCCGCCGAGGCCACCGCCCAGGAGCTCAACATGACCACGGCCGACGCGAACGAGGGGGTCGCCAGCTTCGTGGAGCGCCGCACCCCGAAATACCTCGGCCGGTAA